In Halobaculum sp. XH14, a single genomic region encodes these proteins:
- a CDS encoding SDR family oxidoreductase — translation MSSFTDSVVVVTGAGSGIGRTTALEFADRGANVVVADVDSGGGRDTVEAIGDAGGEASFVETDVTDPAAVQEMVDVAVAEYGRLDCAFNNAGIGSEQIPVSEYPAEQWEHIIDVNLLGVFNCMKAELARMKQQDTSDAIVNNSSVLGKVGFEKSSAYTAAKHGVLGLTKSAALENGEAGVRINSVCPAFIDTPLLEKGNVVNDPETLEELKGLHAMNRLGTPAEVAQAVVWLCSDEASFITGEALGVEGGYLSR, via the coding sequence TCGGTCGTCGTGGTAACGGGTGCCGGATCCGGGATCGGCCGGACGACTGCGCTCGAGTTCGCGGATCGCGGCGCGAACGTGGTCGTCGCCGACGTCGATTCCGGCGGCGGCAGGGATACGGTCGAGGCGATCGGGGACGCCGGCGGTGAGGCGTCGTTCGTGGAGACCGACGTGACCGATCCCGCCGCTGTACAGGAGATGGTCGACGTCGCCGTCGCGGAGTACGGGCGGCTCGACTGCGCGTTCAACAACGCCGGAATCGGCAGCGAGCAGATTCCCGTCTCCGAGTACCCCGCCGAGCAGTGGGAGCACATCATCGACGTGAACCTTCTCGGGGTGTTCAACTGTATGAAGGCGGAGCTCGCTCGGATGAAACAGCAGGACACGAGCGACGCTATCGTGAACAATTCCTCGGTGCTCGGGAAGGTCGGCTTCGAAAAGTCGTCCGCGTACACTGCGGCCAAGCACGGTGTCCTCGGGCTCACAAAGTCTGCAGCCCTCGAAAACGGGGAAGCCGGTGTCAGGATTAACAGCGTGTGTCCGGCGTTCATCGACACTCCCCTCCTCGAAAAGGGGAACGTCGTGAACGACCCCGAGACGCTCGAGGAACTGAAGGGACTGCACGCGATGAACCGTCTCGGAACGCCCGCGGAGGTGGCGCAGGCGGTCGTCTGGCTGTGCAGTGACGAGGCATCGTTCATCACTGGTGAGGCACTCGGCGTCGAAGGGGGCTATCTCAGCCGGTAA